GTTGCCGTTCGTGATGGCGATCGAACTGCTGGCCGAATCGGCTCGCTGGGGCACCGATCACAAGGTCGTGCGTTGCCGTGAGGTTTCGGCCACCATGCCGCTCAAGTTCATGACAGACGACGCGATCGCGGTGGAGTTGTTGCGAGATCCGTCGGTGCCGGGCCGTTGGTCATTGGTCAGCGATTTGCGTCGCCGAGATGGTCGATTGGTCCAAGCTCAACGCCCGCATTTTGCAGCGACGATCGAGTTGGGTGACGACAGTGTTCCTGTTGTGTCGCCTGGCAACGACGAGATGCTCGAGTCTGCGGTGGAATACGCCAGCGAGCAGGCGCCGATCTATCACGGTCCATCGCTTCAGTGTTTGCGGTCGATCGGATTCGGGAATGCCGACGCCGGTTTGTCAGGTGGAGATCCCGCGAAACGACCTCGTGCGGTCGGGACCATCGTCGCGCCCAGTCCCGCTCACTTGGCAGGCGAGGCTCGTCCGTTGTTGGGATGGGTTTTGTCGCCAGCCACGATGGATGCGGTCTTGTACGCGGCGGGCATGCTCGCTTACCGGGTTGCTGATCGGCCGAGTTTGCCAATCTCCTTTGATTCCATCGAAATCGGTCGCTTGCCTGATCCCGGCGAGCCATTGAAAGTTCACGTGCAGTGGGAAGGTGAGACCACCACGGGTTCTTCTGGCGGTTCCGACGGCGGCATGATGTCGGCGGTTTTGGTGGGTCAGAATCAGGAACTGATCTTGCGAATCGGTGGCTATCGAATCGGTTGGCTTCGCTAAGCCATGTATCACGCCACGAATTCGCAGCCGGCATTGTTGCCGTCGAACTGGTACACCGATCCATCGATTCATGATCGCGAGCGGATTGCGCTGCGTCAGGCAGGGTGGCAATTGGTCACAACCACGACCGAGCTATCGAAGCCCGGCGACTACCAAGCGCTGGACCGATTGGGCGTGCCGCTGATCGTTCGCAATCACGACGGCGAATTGGTGGCTCTGCGAAACGTGTGTGCGCATCGGCAGTGCCAATTGGTGACGGAAGGCGGCGGCCACGCGAAAGAGTTGAAGTGCCCTTACCACGGTTGGCAGTACGGCGGTGATGGACGCACTCGCAAGATTCCTGCCGCCAAGAATTTTCCGCACTTCGATCGGGAGCTCTATCGGTTGGGGAGTTTTCCGGTACGAGTGGTTGGCCAGTTGGTCTTCGTGAATCTGTCTGGTGGAGCCAGTCAGGGAGCGGATGAATCGGATCTCGCGACGCTCGGCGACGATGATTGGGTGAGCGACTTCGCAGCGAACACGGATGCGACGTCGTGGAGGCAAGTTCTGCAAGAGGAACTGGAGTATCCCTGTGATTGGAAAATTCCGATTGAAGGTTCGCTCGAGAGCTATCATCTCAGTGAGGTTCACTCGCAAACGTTTGGCAGCGATCCAGGTGAAAGCGAGAGCACGCATGAGTTGATGGCGTGGGGAACTCGATTCCGCACGGATGCCCGAGACGATTCCTTTTTAGCTCGGATGGAGGAACGTGTGATGCGTTGGATGGTCGGAGAATTCGGGCCTCATTATCAGCATGTGCATGTGTTCCCAAATATCATGGCTTCGTTCACAGACACGATGAGTTTGGTCTATCAGATCACTCCCATCGGAATATCAACCAGCAAAATGACGGTGTTCGGATTCACGCGTCGCCCCAAACGCTCGGGCGTTGTCGGGAAGATGGTTGCGAACGGATTGGGACGCAGCGCCGCATCGATGGCTCGAAAGGTGTTGGCCGAAGATGCAGCGATCTTTCCACGGGTTCAGGCCGGAATGGATTCAGCCGGCGCGGCCGGGATGAACGAGAAGGCAAGTCGGATCTTTGGACGCTGTGAAGAGAGGCTGCATGCCTTTCATGTGCACTGGAACGCATCGATGAAGGCTGAGAGCATGAAGTCAAACAAAGATTCGTTGGAAGATCATCATGAATGAGGGATCAGGATCAAGTATGAAACCATTGGCGGATTTAGTTGGCAAGCGAGCGCTCGTTACCGGCGCCAGTCGTGGCATTGGCCGTGCGATTGCGTTGGAGCTGGCCGCTCGAGGTGCTTGCGTTGCGATCAACTTTTTGAAGTCCGAGGAACAAGCGGTCCAAGTCGCGACGGAAATTGCTGACTCAGGCGGAACGGTGATGTTGGTGCGAGCCGACGTCTCATCGAAAGAAGACGTGGAAGCGATGGTGGAGAGCGTCTCGCAGAAATGGGGCGGATTGGACATTGTGGTCAGCAATGCTGCGGCCGGCGGTTTTCGCGATTTGAATGACCTGACGCCCGTCAACTTCGAAGCGGTGCTTCGCAGCAATTCGGCCCCTGTGGTGTGGTTGGCTCAGGCGGCATGGAAGCATTTGGCGGCCGGGGATTCGCACGGGAAGTTGGTCGCAGTCAGCAGTCACGGTTCCAATTGGGCCGTGCCTCACTACGGGGCCATCGGTGCATCGAAGGCGGCACTCGAAGCTTTGGTGCGTCACCTCGCACTTGAGTTTGGAGACCGTGGGATCAACTTCAATTGCGTGTTGCCGGGCATCATTGCCACGGATGCCATCGCCAGCATGCCGGGTTCCGAGGGGCTGATCGAAGCAGCGAGCGAGCGAATGATGGTCGGCAAACGCCGCTTGTGCGAACAAGACGTGTCGTCCGTGGTGGCATTTCTGTGCGGCGAAGGAAGTGATTTGATTCAAGGGCAAACGCTCGTGATCGACGGTGGCGTCAGCATTCGCGTGTGATGCGAAGGTGGACCCAAACAAGTTTTCATGACAGATGTTTTTAGGCGATTGGGAGTCCGATGATTGACCCATTGATTCTTCGACGAGCGACGATCGCTCTCGTGATCCTGTTGGCAGGAATGGTTGCGTGGCAGGTGGTGAAGTCCACGTCTGAGCAGCCTGCTGCGAGCAAGGAGCGTGAGCCGAACGTGCCTGAACTGAACCTTGGTAGTTTTGCGCAGCCGTCCTTCTCTTCGAAGTCAGAAGACGCAGCTGACGATGCACGCGGCGAACTGACCCTTCGTGTTGGCAAAATTGGATCTGCGCCGCGCCGCGATGAGATCACGGTGTTGAAATCATTGCCGGACTCGGAACGTGAATGGACGCGTGCCTACACAATGGCGAAAGCCAACGCTTGTCGGATCGTTGCTCCGGGGGCATCCGTCTCAGCGCCGCTGTCGATGGCTCGCACCGGCCAGCACGGTGAGTTGGGGCGATTGTCTGCGATCACGATTGGTTTGGAGATGGCGTCGCAAGGCCGTCAGAAATTGCCCGCCGTCACTCGTCAGCAGGTGGACCAGTACTTCGAGGATCATCGTTTGTCGGTCCAGCCGCAGATGTTTTACGACGAGCAAAAACGCGTTTACTTTGGCACCGATTGCGCGGCAGCATTCTTCGAAATTGAACGTCCCGGTTACACCATCGAGCCGGAGCCGATGATCAATGTGGCGGTCAGTCGATTTCGGACGCTGGGGATTGTTGGCATGCCGGAGGATTCTGGCGTGTTGCTGGGGCGGACGTTGGCATTGATGTTCGCATTCGAGAAGAGCGATGACACGGTGTCTGGAGTCGCCGATGGCGGTCGTCAGGCGTTGGAGTTGATGCTCTTGCATTTGCCTCCGGAATCCACCGCGGATGACTTCAAGATTGAGGTCTATATCACCAGCGATGAGCGAGCCAGTTTGCATCGGTTGGACTTGGGAAACGAGGCGGTCAATTCGCCGCTCCCGACGATCTCATCGGAGGTTCGTTTCGACAAGATGATTTTGATGGGGATGTACCCTGCGGAACCCGTGGTCACCAAGATTCACTTCCGATCGGCCGGCATCCTGTCGATGGAAATGATCACTCGGCTTTCGCGAGGCACGAGTGAACGCACAGCGATGAGTCTGACGGAGATCTTGGATGAGTTTGGGAAGCTCTCGATGCAGTCGCCCATCGACACTTCGCCGAAGTACGAAGACGCGGAAGTGGCCGAAGCGGCTCGCCGGAAGTACGAACGTTTGCGGGCGATGCGGGAAGAGGTGTCGCGGGATGACGAAATCTCGATGCCATCCATGCGTCCGTTGATGACCGGCTTGGATGACTGAGCGACTTCGGAGGTGACAGTTCGAATCAGCGGGCGATGGCGCACGCGCGAAAGCGGAGTGGGCGCAAAAAAACGGAAGCCAATCTGATATCAGACTGGCTTCCGCTCATGCATATGATTCGTCGTAGGTTTCGGGCTCAGCGATCGCCGCGGCCACCGTAGCCGCCACCACCGCCGCCGCCGTATCCACCACCACCGCCGCCGCCGTAGCCACCGCCACCGCCGCGGTTGCCACCGCCACCGCCGTAACCACCGCCGCCGCTGCGACCGCCGCCACCACCGTAGCCTCCACCACCGCCGCCGCCGCCACCACTGCGTGGCTCGCGAGGTCGAGCTTCATTGACCGTCACACCACGGCCATCAATTTCATGACCGTTCAGGTTTTCGATCGCGTCCTTGGCGCCTTCGGCATCCGCCATTTCGACGAAGGCAAATCCGCGACTACGTCCTGTCTCTCGATCCATGATGATGTTCACAGCTGACACTTCGCCATACTGTTCGAACGCGCCACGGAGTTCTTCTTCGGTGGCCTTGAACGAGAGGTTCCCGACATAAATGTTCGTCACTTATCTGATACCCTGCAAACCGTCACCAACGAGGCAAGATGCCTCTCGCATTCGGGCTCGTTTCACTGGAAAACGCTTCCAAAACAAACCAACCAACCCAAATGTGGTGCTCAACTGACTGCGCAGCGTGAACCATCCCGATACCCCAGTCAATCCCATCTTTTTGCCCCTCCCTCGGAATTCACGAAACAGTTCGAGAGCTCTCAAAACGGTTTCCACTGGGGTTTTGGACGGATCGCAATCCTTTCGCATCCCTCGGATTCCGCCGCAAACCCGAAGTCTTGATCTCACTTCAGGATACGTTCCGCAGTCCGTTTGGATGCTGCGATGACCGGGGCGATCCCAACGCCGCCTAGTGCATTTGTGTTCAGGTGCAAGCCTGGGAGGGATTCGATTGCGGTTCGAATCTGCTGGGCTTTGTCCAAGTGGCCGACCTCGTACTGTGGCATCGCATTGTTCCAACGCACCACTTGCACCACCGCAGCGATGTCCTTGAGTGGCTGAGTTTGGTCCAGTCCGATCAGGTCACCCAGTTCGGCTCGAACGATCTCGGTGATCTCGTCGTCACTGTGTTCCAGGATTTCGGGTTGCAGCATGCCGCCGACAAACGCCCGCACAATCACGTAGTCATCGGGAGCGCGCTGGGGAAATTTGGTGCTCGCGAAACTGCCTGCCAGGACGCGGCGGTTCTCTTTGGGAGGGACCACAAACCCAAACGTGGTTGGGAAACGTTGGATGCAATCTCGCCGAACTGCCATGACCACAATCGCCGTGGAAGCAAATGGAATTGAGCGAAGCGTGGACGCGGCTTCATCGCTGAGTGGTTGCAGTAGGTTCGCCGCGATGTGCGCGGGCGTTGAAACAACCACTTGATCAAACTCTTGGGGTGATGGGCTGTTGTCGACGGATTCGATCTCCAATCGATAGCGACGATCCGCAAGCGGGACGATCGAGCGAACGGCCGTGTTCAAGCGAATGTTCTCACGCCCAGTGAAATCGGCGAGCGTGTCGATCCATTGCTTCATGCCATTGGGAAACGCTCGAAACTTCTCGTAGCGAGCGCCACTGCTGGCTTGCTCGGTGGAGTCCTCCCCGGTTCGGATCCGTCGCAACGTTGCCTTGGCAAGCGAACCGTCGTTGGTCTCCATGTCCCAGATCGGTTTCATCGTTGCCGCCATGCTGAGGCGATCGACATCGGCGGTGTAGATGCCAGCGACCAAGGGCGCGACGATGTTGTCGAGGCATTCTTCGCCGAGTCGACGACGGACAAACGATCCCACGCTCTCGTCGGTCACGCTGTCATCGCGGCGAGGAATCAAACGTTCTCGCAGCAAGCGAAATTTGCCTGAGAGGCTCAGCAGCGATGTCGTCAGCATCGACCCAAGTTTGGTCGGACGCATCAACACAAAGCCTTCCGGGATCGGAATCAACTGATTGCCTCGAGCGATCATGGCACCGCGACCGAGCGGATTGGGACGCAGGAGCTGATCCGCAACGCCGAGTTGTTCGCAAAGATCAATCGCTGCCGGCGGTGCGGTCGCAAACATGTCCGCCCCATGATCGATCACAAAGGTGCGGCCCTGGTCGTCGGTCAGCGTCTCGGTGTGAATCACACCTCCGAGTCGCTCAGCGGCTTCAAAGAGTGTGATTTGGGGAAGAGGCTTGTTCTGCTTTTGAGCTAGCAAACGCAGGTGAGCGGCGGTGGACAATCCTGACAGTCCGCCACCGATGATCGCAATTTTCATCGATTCATTGGGCTCATTGATTCATCGGTTCCATGCCGTAGCTCGGACCGCTTTGGTCCATGCTTCCGTCTTCCATCATGGGTTCGCCGTAGCTGGGGTCCATGCCCATGTTCATGTCGTCGTACCCAGGTTCGCCGCTGCCGTAACCAGAGTTGCCGTAGCCTGACATCCCGTTCTGGTTTCGACCACCGCCCATGTTCGCCATGGCGCTGAACATGCTGATCATGGGCTGGACGGTTGCGATCATTTGTTCAGAAGCTTCGTGGAAGGCGGTGGCGTCGGCCGCGGATTCGAGCGGCTGCAAGAACGTCTCGAACATTTGAGTGGATTGCTGAATGGTGCTCGACGCCATCGGATTCATGCTGCCGGAGTTTTGAGCCAATTCGGCCATGCTGGTTCCTCCGTCAGCCATCGCTTCGAGCTTCTGCGTTTGTTCTTCCACCCACTTCGGGAAGTGATCCGCCAAGGCTTTGGGAATCCAGTAGCCCTCCACTCGAACCATTTCATGCGTTGGGCCGCGGTTGGGACGCCGTTGGCCGGGTTGTTGGCTGCCTGAACCGGCACGCTGGATTGTCGCGGTGTCCTCTTGGAAACTGGCGACTTCCCACTGAGGGTCCGAAGAGGCAAAGGCCTGAGTCAGTTGGCGGAAGTAAGGAGCCACTGATTCGCTTCGATCCCGGACCCAATTGGTGAATCCCTTTTGCCGGATGTTGTCAGGTGTCATCGCATCGTCTGCCAAGCCCGAACGAAGCGCATTGGCAATCGGCAGGATCAATTCGTCAAACGCTTCATTGAAGGCGCTGGGAGAATTGGGATCGCCCGAGGCCAATCGGGGATGCGATTGAATCCAATTTTGGCGAGTCACGATCAGGTCGACCAAACGGTACAGACGCTCGTTGCCTTGGTTCCATTCGTTGGCATCGATCTTTTGCATTGCCAGATCAACCAGTTGATCGAGCTCGCTGCGGAACGAGGGGGGCAGCGCGTCAACGACAACGGCCAAATGTCCTTCGCGAATTTGGGATTGGATCTGTTCGATCGCTTCGTCGATGGGCAGATTGGGAGCCAGCGGTTGGTACGCGGGCGGCGCTGGTGGCGTGGGCAGTGGATCCGGAGCGGCGGCGGATTCCGCGTCAGCGACTTGGCGAAGTTCTTCGCTCAGCGATTGGCGTTGTTCCTTCAATCGAGTCGCGATCTCTTCCGCCTGAATCCGACTTTCGGCGATCAGCGATTTCATCGGAACGCTGACTCGTTGTCCGCTGGACATCAGCAGGATGACGTTGTCGTTCCACAGCCCCACCATCTGGGCTTGGATGGTGCGATTGCCTGTGAGGCTGGTCCAGTTTTCCGCAGGCAAACTCGACGGCGTCCCCAGCGTGATGCCAAAGGCGACCGAGAGGCCAATTGTGATTGATCGGATCGAGAGTCGATGCGGAAGTTGCCGAAAGAAGACTTGGCGATCAAACATGATCGGAGGTCCGAATGATAAGGTGAGGCGGTGAAGTCGCGAAGTCGAGACGGACGAACTCAGTCGTGGTGGTTGCGATGTGAACACTGCCACGCCGCCCGACCCCATCCACTATAGTAACTCAGGCGGGCGGGGTCGCCGACGTGAAAAAGGCATCTGGGAGTTGAAAACGAAATGGATGAACAGGGCTACCCGGACGAGGAAGAGAGGCAGCGGCTTCGCGAGCAGCATTACAACGCGACGATCGTCAAACGGATGGACCTGACCGAGGATCTGGCTCGGTATCGGATCCAGTGCGACGAGCCGGTGATGCCATTTGAACCCGGGCAGTATGTCGCCATCGGGCTGGGGAACTGGGAACCTCGACTGCGAGGCACTCAGGCCGAGGACGTCCCTGTTAAAAAGTCGCGGAAACTGGTGCGCCGAGCGTATTCGATTTCATGTCCGATGCTGCATGATGCCGACTCGCCAAAGGCGGGAGAACTGGCGCCGGTCGATCAGATCGACTACCTGGAGTTCTACATCACATTGGTCCGCCACGGAGCGACCTCTGCGAGCAAGCCGCCGGCACTCACGCCGCGACTATTTGGCAAGGGAGAAGGCGACCGAATTTGTGTCGAACGGAAAATCACGGGACGATATCTGTTGGGGGACATTCCCCTGAACGAGAACGTCTTGATGCTCGGAACCGGCACGGGGGAGGCACCTCACAATGCGATGGCGACCACGTTGTTGTCACGCGGGCATCTCGGGAAAATCGTCATCGCAACCAGCGTCCGCTACTGCTCCGATATCGCCTACCAAAGCGAGCACGACGAGTTGATGCGTCGATTCCCGAACTATTGCTACCTGCCGCTGACGACTCGCGAACCCAAGAATTTAGAACCCGACCGACCGGACTACGTCGGAAAACAGTATCTGCAAACGATGTTCACCTCTGGCAAGTTGGCCGAGCTTGTCGGTGATCCGCTCGCTCCCACCAACACGCACGTGTTCTTGTGTGGCAACCCAGACATGATCGGCTATGTGCCGCCCGGCGGTGAGATTCCCGATCAGCCCGGAATGCTGCCTTTGCTGAGAGCCGCCGGTTTTCATGATGCCACAGAAACACCTGGTCCCGGCACCATTCGATTCGAAAAGTATTGGTAAGCTAGCTCGTTCCGAAGCAAACGTTCCCGTTTACCGACCATTCACACTAACTAGCACGTCATCCCACGAGAGTGATCATGGAATTGAACAATACAATCGCGTTGATTCTTGGCGGTGGCCGCGGAACACGATTGTTCCCGCTCACAAAGATCC
Above is a window of Rhodopirellula islandica DNA encoding:
- a CDS encoding RNA recognition motif domain-containing protein — encoded protein: MTNIYVGNLSFKATEEELRGAFEQYGEVSAVNIIMDRETGRSRGFAFVEMADAEGAKDAIENLNGHEIDGRGVTVNEARPREPRSGGGGGGGGGYGGGGGRSGGGGYGGGGGNRGGGGGYGGGGGGGYGGGGGGGYGGRGDR
- a CDS encoding SDR family oxidoreductase — encoded protein: MNEGSGSSMKPLADLVGKRALVTGASRGIGRAIALELAARGACVAINFLKSEEQAVQVATEIADSGGTVMLVRADVSSKEDVEAMVESVSQKWGGLDIVVSNAAAGGFRDLNDLTPVNFEAVLRSNSAPVVWLAQAAWKHLAAGDSHGKLVAVSSHGSNWAVPHYGAIGASKAALEALVRHLALEFGDRGINFNCVLPGIIATDAIASMPGSEGLIEAASERMMVGKRRLCEQDVSSVVAFLCGEGSDLIQGQTLVIDGGVSIRV
- the hemG gene encoding protoporphyrinogen oxidase; its protein translation is MKIAIIGGGLSGLSTAAHLRLLAQKQNKPLPQITLFEAAERLGGVIHTETLTDDQGRTFVIDHGADMFATAPPAAIDLCEQLGVADQLLRPNPLGRGAMIARGNQLIPIPEGFVLMRPTKLGSMLTTSLLSLSGKFRLLRERLIPRRDDSVTDESVGSFVRRRLGEECLDNIVAPLVAGIYTADVDRLSMAATMKPIWDMETNDGSLAKATLRRIRTGEDSTEQASSGARYEKFRAFPNGMKQWIDTLADFTGRENIRLNTAVRSIVPLADRRYRLEIESVDNSPSPQEFDQVVVSTPAHIAANLLQPLSDEAASTLRSIPFASTAIVVMAVRRDCIQRFPTTFGFVVPPKENRRVLAGSFASTKFPQRAPDDYVIVRAFVGGMLQPEILEHSDDEITEIVRAELGDLIGLDQTQPLKDIAAVVQVVRWNNAMPQYEVGHLDKAQQIRTAIESLPGLHLNTNALGGVGIAPVIAASKRTAERILK
- a CDS encoding ferredoxin--NADP reductase; protein product: MDEQGYPDEEERQRLREQHYNATIVKRMDLTEDLARYRIQCDEPVMPFEPGQYVAIGLGNWEPRLRGTQAEDVPVKKSRKLVRRAYSISCPMLHDADSPKAGELAPVDQIDYLEFYITLVRHGATSASKPPALTPRLFGKGEGDRICVERKITGRYLLGDIPLNENVLMLGTGTGEAPHNAMATTLLSRGHLGKIVIATSVRYCSDIAYQSEHDELMRRFPNYCYLPLTTREPKNLEPDRPDYVGKQYLQTMFTSGKLAELVGDPLAPTNTHVFLCGNPDMIGYVPPGGEIPDQPGMLPLLRAAGFHDATETPGPGTIRFEKYW
- a CDS encoding aromatic ring-hydroxylating oxygenase subunit alpha; translated protein: MYHATNSQPALLPSNWYTDPSIHDRERIALRQAGWQLVTTTTELSKPGDYQALDRLGVPLIVRNHDGELVALRNVCAHRQCQLVTEGGGHAKELKCPYHGWQYGGDGRTRKIPAAKNFPHFDRELYRLGSFPVRVVGQLVFVNLSGGASQGADESDLATLGDDDWVSDFAANTDATSWRQVLQEELEYPCDWKIPIEGSLESYHLSEVHSQTFGSDPGESESTHELMAWGTRFRTDARDDSFLARMEERVMRWMVGEFGPHYQHVHVFPNIMASFTDTMSLVYQITPIGISTSKMTVFGFTRRPKRSGVVGKMVANGLGRSAASMARKVLAEDAAIFPRVQAGMDSAGAAGMNEKASRIFGRCEERLHAFHVHWNASMKAESMKSNKDSLEDHHE